The Periplaneta americana isolate PAMFEO1 chromosome 2, P.americana_PAMFEO1_priV1, whole genome shotgun sequence genome has a window encoding:
- the LOC138694972 gene encoding spore coat protein SP65-like, with product MAKYMVLLIAAVLVSMAMSQPLIFNFPFPIGSIPLFIPEGPFAKTTTTAASTAAAATDSTAAATDSTTAAPATTTAAAAPATTTAAAATTTAAPATTTAAAATTAATQQNIPSLIDLINLFIPKGPFA from the coding sequence GTACTTCTGATTGCTGCAGTTCTGGTCTCGATGGCCATGAGCCAACCACTAATCTTCAACTTCCCATTTCCGATTGGTAGCATCCCCTTGTTCATTCCCGAAGGTCCCTTCGCCAAAACAACCACAACAGCAGCTTCTACAGCGGCTGCTGCAACGGACTCAACTGCTGCTGCAACAGATTCAACGACTGCTGCACCTGCTACaacaactgctgctgctgcacCAGCTACAACAACTGCTGCAGCAGCTACAACAACTGCTGCACCAGCTACAACAACTGCTGCAGCAGCTACAACGGCTGCCACCCAGCAGAATATTCCAAGCTTAATTGATCTAATCAACCTATTCATTCCAAAAGGTCCCTTCGCCTAa